The Candidatus Scalindua japonica genome has a window encoding:
- the proC gene encoding pyrroline-5-carboxylate reductase — protein sequence MLKEKIGFIGGGKMAEALVKGLLRTKLSPVDNIIVSDVDNKRCKTLEKEIGINTSLENKKVIANSDVIILAVKPNVVGVILEELKNDITEKHLVVSIAAGIPLDFMESSLNKGCRVTRVMPNTPCLVGEAAAGYALGKNATPNDGELVGQILNAVGKSFLLEEKYLDAVTGLSGSGPAFIYMVIEALTDGGVKMGLPRDVSTALAAQTVFGAAKMVLESGMHVGELKDSVTSPGGTTIEGLHALEKGGLRSTLINAVEVATKKSKRLGRAFSKQRK from the coding sequence ATGCTTAAAGAAAAAATAGGATTTATCGGTGGCGGCAAGATGGCAGAAGCTCTGGTAAAAGGGCTGCTCAGAACAAAACTGAGCCCTGTAGATAACATTATCGTCAGTGATGTTGACAACAAACGCTGTAAAACCCTTGAAAAAGAAATAGGGATAAATACTTCACTGGAGAATAAAAAAGTAATAGCCAATTCAGATGTCATAATACTTGCTGTCAAACCAAACGTAGTGGGTGTAATCCTTGAAGAATTAAAAAATGATATTACGGAAAAACATCTGGTTGTATCTATCGCAGCAGGGATTCCGTTGGACTTCATGGAATCCTCTTTAAACAAGGGATGTAGAGTAACCAGGGTTATGCCAAACACCCCGTGCCTTGTAGGTGAGGCAGCCGCAGGATACGCCCTGGGAAAAAATGCCACGCCGAATGATGGTGAATTGGTCGGACAGATACTTAATGCAGTAGGTAAGTCTTTTTTACTTGAGGAGAAATACCTCGATGCCGTTACGGGCCTGAGCGGCAGCGGCCCGGCATTCATCTATATGGTTATTGAAGCATTGACAGATGGAGGGGTTAAGATGGGTTTGCCAAGAGACGTATCTACGGCACTTGCAGCACAAACTGTCTTTGGCGCGGCAAAGATGGTACTGGAGTCAGGTATGCACGTAGGCGAACTCAAAGATTCTGTTACCTCTCCAGGAGGAACTACGATAGAAGGGCTTCACGCATTGGAAAAAGGCGGTCTCAGGAGTACCCTGATAAATGCCGTAGAAGTTGCTACAAAGAAATCAAAAAGACTGGGTAGGGCATTTTCAAAACAGAGAAAATAA